One region of Arvicola amphibius chromosome 3, mArvAmp1.2, whole genome shotgun sequence genomic DNA includes:
- the Rfx7 gene encoding DNA-binding protein RFX7 isoform X1 — protein MAEEQQQPPPQQPDAHQQFPLSAPNPGVALPALVPGLPGTEASALQHKIKNSICKTVQSKVDCILQEVEKFTDLEKLYLYLQLPSGLSSAEKSDQNAMSSSRAQQMHAFSWIRNTLEEHPETSLPKQEVYDEYKSYCDNLGYHPLSAADFGKIMKNVFPNMKARRLGTRGKSKYCYSGLRKKAFVHMPTLPNLDFHKTGDGLEGVEPSGQLQNIDDEVISSACRLVCEWAQKVLSQPFDTVLELAHFLVKSHYIGTKSMAALTVMAAAPAGLKGIPQPSAFIPTAESNSFQPQVKTLPSPIDAKQQLQRKIQKKQQEQKLQSPLPGESSAKKTEGTTANGVANLPNGNPAILSPQPIGIVVAAVPSPIPVQRTRQLVTSPSPMSSPDGKVLPLNVQVVTQHMQSVKQTPKTPQNVPASPGGDRSARHRYPQILPKPANTSALTIRSPTTVLFTSSPIKTAVVPASHVSSLNVVKMTTISLTPSNNNAPPKHSASVSSATGTTEESRSIPQIKNGSVVSLQSPGSRASSTGGTSAVEVKVEPEGSSDEHPLQCQENSEGTKAPLTTPSALWGQKSNTDGAVSKPSNEGVVEVKATKVCDQRTKCKSRCNEILPGISAGNNQSTVTLSVATQNLPFTSTSSPSNGDSVNKDPKLCTKSPRKRLSATLQESQVPPVKKPIVEQLSAVTIEGQKPGTVKKDQKVPHSGTTDSSTAGAQIPTKVSISVSSHTVEGEPLNPTLVASEPVLEQQTTPSSSPDVKVKLEETVFLLDREAKSDGSFNPNEWQQVTKDSDFIAANCEQQDISVMTMPEHSDIHDLEKSVWELEGIPQDTYSQQLHSRIPESSLNQIQAQSSDQLPLQSELKEFESSVSQTNESYFPFDDELTQDSIVEELVLMEQQMSMNNSHSYGNCLGMTLQNQSVTSGAPMSSHASSTHFYHPIHSNGTPIHTPTPTPTPTPTPTPTPTPTSEMIAGSQSLSRESPCSRLAQTTPVDSALGSSRHTPIGTPHSNCSSSVPPSPVECRNPFAFTPISSSMAYHDASIVSSSPVKPMQRPMATHPDKTKLEWMNNGYSGVGSSSVSGHGILPSYQELVEDRFRKPHAFAVPGQSYQSQSRHHDTHFGRLTPVSPVQHQGATVNTNKQEGFAVPAPLDNKGTNSSASNNFRCRSVSPAVHRQRNLSGSTLYPVSNIPRSNVTPFGSPVTPEIHVFTNVHTDACANNIAQRSQSVPLTVMMQTAFPNALQKQTNSKKITNVLLSKLDSDNDDAVRGLGMNNVPSNYTARMNLTQILETSPVFPSANSQNMIDSSTSVYEFQTPSYLTKSNSTDQISFSPGDNQAQSEIGEQQLDFNSTVKDLLSGDNLQTSQPLGGQVASDLTNTASDFPSDIRLSSDLSGSINDLNTLDPNLLFDPGRQQGQDDEATLEELKNDPLFQQICSESMNSMTSSGFEWIESKDHPTVEMLG, from the exons TGATCAGAATGCCATGTCATCTAGTCGGGCACAGCAGATGCATGCTTTTTCCTGGATTCGGAATACCTTAGAGGAGCATCCTGAGACTTCACTTCCCAAACAAGAAGTCTATGACGAATACAA GAGCTATTGTGACAATCTTGGCTACCATCCATTAAGTGCTGCTGACTTTGGAAAAATCATGAAAAACGTATTTCCAAACATGAAGGCACGCCGTTTGGGCACTAGAGGCAAATCTAA ATATTGCTACAGTGGACTAAGGAAAAAAGCTTTTGTTCATATGCCAACACTGCCCAACCTCGACTTTCATAAAACTGGAGATGGG TTGGAAGGAGTTGAACCATCTGGGCAGCTTCAAAATATTGATGATGAAGTTATCTCTTCTGCTTGCCGTCTTGTGTGTGAGTGGGCCCAGAAAGTGTTAAGCCAGCCATTTGACACAGTCTTGGAATTAGCCCACTTCCTTGTTAAGAGTCATTATATAGGCACCAAGTCAATGGCAGCTCTGACTGTGatggcagcagcaccagcag gaCTTAAAGGAATTCCCCAGCCTTCTGCTTTTATACCTACAGCTGAAAGTAATTCTTTTCAACCTCAAGTAAAAACTTTGCCATCTCCAATTGATGCTAAGCAACAGTTGCAAAGGAAAATTCAAAAAAAGCAGCAAGAACAGAAACTACAATCCCCATTGCCAGGAGAATCCTCAGCAAAAAAAACAGAAGGCACTACAGCCAACGGAGTGGCTAATCTACCCAATGGAAACCCTGCGATCCTTTCTCCCCAGCCCATTGGGATTGTGGTGGCAGCTGTCCCTAGTCCCATTCCG GTCCAGCGGACCAGGCAGTTAGTAACTTCTCCGAGTCCGATGAGTTCTCCTGATGGCAAGGTTCTTCCCCTCAATGTGCAGGTGGTCACTCAGCACATGCAGTCTGTGAAACAGACACCAAAGACTCCTCAGAACGTTCCAGCCAGTCCTGGTGGGGACCGTTCTGCCCGGCACCGCTACCCTCAGATCTTACCCAAGCCAGCAAACACCAGTGCACTCACCATCCGCTCTCCTACAACTGTGCTCTTTACTAGCAGTCCCATCAAGACTGCTGTTGTACCTGCATCACACGTgagctctctgaatgtggtgaaAATGACAACAATATCCCTCACACCCAGTAACAATAATGCCCCTCCTAAACATTCTGCCTCAGTCAGCAGTGCTACTGGAACAACAGAGGAATCAAGAAGCATTCCTCAGATCAAGAATGGTTCTGTTGTTTCCCTTCAGTCTCCTGGGTCTAGGGCCAGCAGCACTGGGGGAACTTCCGCTGTGGAAGTCAAAGTGGAACCAGAAGGTTCATCAGATGAGCATCCTCTACAGTGCCAAGAGAACTCTGAGGGGACTAAAGCTCCCCTAACAACACCTAGTGCCCTTTGGGGGCAGAAAAGTAATACAGATGGAGCAGTATCCAAACCTTCCAATGAAGGTGTCGTTGAAGTAAAAGCAACTAAGGTCTGTGACCAGAGGACCAAATGTAAAAGTCGCTGTAATGAAATTCTGCCAGGCATCTCAGCAGGCAATAATCAAAGCACTGTTACTCTCTCGGTTGCTACTCAGAACTTACCTTTCACCAGCACCAGCTCACCATCAAATGGTGACTCAGTAAATAAAGACCCTAAATTATGCACTAAAAGCCCAAGAAAACGACTGTCTGCTACACTGCAAGAGTCTCAGGTGCCTCCTGTAAAGAAACCAATTGTGGAACAGCTTTCTGCAGTTACCATAGAAGGTCAGAAACCAGGCACTGTTAAGAAGGACCAAAAGGTTCCACATTCAGGGACAACAGACAGCTCAACAGCAGGTGCTCAGATCCCTACCAAGGTGTCCATCAGTGTCAGTTCACACACTGTAGAGGGTGAGCCCTTGAACCCTACTCTCGTAGCCAGTGAGCCAGTTCTGGAGCAGCAAACAACGCCATCATCATCTCCAGATGTAAAAGTAAAACTTGAAGAGACTGTCTTTCTCTTGGACCGTGAGGCAAAATCAGATGGCAGCTTTAATCCTAACGAATGGCAACAAGTTACTAAGGATTCTGACTTCATAGCTGCCAACTGTGAACAGCAAGATATTAGTGTTATGACAATGCCCGAACATTCTGATATCCATGATCTAGAGAAATCTGTTTGGGAATTAGAAGGGATACCACAGGACACATACAGCCAGCAGCTACATAGCCGGATTCCAGAATCTTCTTTGAATCAAATACAAGCACAGTCTTCAGATCAGTTACCGTTGCAGTCCGAACTAAAAGAGTTTGAGTCTTCTGTTTCCCAGACAAATGAAAGCTATTTTCCTTTTGATGATGAACTCACACAAGATAGCATTGTGGAAGAGCTGGTGCTTATGGAGCAGCAGATGTCAATGAATAATTCACATTCTTACGGTAACTGCTTGGGAATGACCCTTCAGAATCAGTCCGTAACTTCAGGAGCTCCAATGTCATCTCAtgcttccagcacccacttctATCATCCAATCCATAGCAATGGCACTCCAATTcacacacctacacccacacCCACTCCTACACCAACCCCAACGCCAACACCAACTCCGACATCTGAAATGATTGCTGGGTCTCAGAGTCTGTCACGGGAGAGCCCTTGCTCCAGGCTTGCCCAGACAACACCTGTGGATAGTGCTTTAGGAAGTAGCCGACACACACCCATTGGTACTCCTCATTCTAATTGCAGCAGTAGTGTCCCTCCAAGCCCTGTTGAATGCAGGAATCCATTTGCATTCACCCCAATAAGCTCCAGTATGGCTTATCACGATGCCAGCATTGTCTCAAGCAGTCCCGTGAAGCCAATGCAGAGACCCATGGCCACGCACCCTGATAAAACCAAGCTTGAATGGATGAATAATGGTTATAGTGGGGTTGGTAGTTCATCAGTTTCTGGCCATGGCATTCTCCCAAGCTATCAGGAGCTAGTAGAAGATCGTTTCAGGAAACCCCATGCCTTTGCTGTGCCCGGACAGTCATATCAGTCTCAGTCCAGACACCATGACACTCATTTTGGTCGTTTGACTCCCGTCTCTCCTGTGCAGCATCAAGGTGCCACTGTAAACACCAACAAGCAAGAAGGGTTTGCAGTCCCCGCTCCTCTTGATAATAAAGGGACTAATTCATCTGCCAGCAACAACTTCAGGTGCCGGAGTGTGAGCCCTGCTGTCCATCGCCAACGGAATCTTAGCGGAAGCACTCTCTATCCTGTGTCTAATATCCCACGGTCTAATGTAACCCCCTTTGGAAGTCCAGTAACCCCAGAAATTCATGTTTTCACAAATGTTCACACAGATGCATGTGCCAACAACATAGCTCAAAGAAGTCAGTCAGTCCCCTTGACAGTCATGATGCAGACAGCTTTCCCAAACGCtctgcaaaagcaaacaaacagtaaaaaaatcACTAATGTTTTGTTGAGTAAACTCGATTCTGACAATGATGATGCAGTGAGAGGTTTGGGAATGAACAACGTGCCCTCCAATTACACAGCCCGGATGAATCTCACTCAAATTTTGGAAACTTCCCCTGTTTTTCCTAGTGCCAATTCACAAAATATGATCGATTCCAGCACTTCAGTTTATGAGTTCCAAACACCATCTTACCTCACCAAAAGTAATAGCACCGATCAGATCAGTTTTTCTCCTGGAGATAATCAAGCACAATCTGAAATTGGAGAACAGCAATTAGATTTTAATAGCACTGTTAAAGACCTGTTGAGTGGAGACAACCTGCAAACCAGCCAGCCCCTGGGAGGTCAGGTCGCATCTGATCTCACCAACACTGCATCTGATTTCCCTAGTGACatcaggttgtcttctgacctctcagGCAGCATCAATGATTTGAACACCTTAGACCCAAATCTACTGTTTGATCCAGGTCGTCAGCAGGGACAGGATGATGAAGCCACACTGGAAGAATTAAAGAATGATCCACTGTTTCAACAGATTTGCAGTGAGTCAATGAACTCTATGACTTCATCAGGTTTTGAATGGATAGAAAGCAAGGACCATCCTACTGTTGAAATGTTGGGATAA
- the Rfx7 gene encoding DNA-binding protein RFX7 isoform X2, translating to MSSSRAQQMHAFSWIRNTLEEHPETSLPKQEVYDEYKSYCDNLGYHPLSAADFGKIMKNVFPNMKARRLGTRGKSKYCYSGLRKKAFVHMPTLPNLDFHKTGDGLEGVEPSGQLQNIDDEVISSACRLVCEWAQKVLSQPFDTVLELAHFLVKSHYIGTKSMAALTVMAAAPAGLKGIPQPSAFIPTAESNSFQPQVKTLPSPIDAKQQLQRKIQKKQQEQKLQSPLPGESSAKKTEGTTANGVANLPNGNPAILSPQPIGIVVAAVPSPIPVQRTRQLVTSPSPMSSPDGKVLPLNVQVVTQHMQSVKQTPKTPQNVPASPGGDRSARHRYPQILPKPANTSALTIRSPTTVLFTSSPIKTAVVPASHVSSLNVVKMTTISLTPSNNNAPPKHSASVSSATGTTEESRSIPQIKNGSVVSLQSPGSRASSTGGTSAVEVKVEPEGSSDEHPLQCQENSEGTKAPLTTPSALWGQKSNTDGAVSKPSNEGVVEVKATKVCDQRTKCKSRCNEILPGISAGNNQSTVTLSVATQNLPFTSTSSPSNGDSVNKDPKLCTKSPRKRLSATLQESQVPPVKKPIVEQLSAVTIEGQKPGTVKKDQKVPHSGTTDSSTAGAQIPTKVSISVSSHTVEGEPLNPTLVASEPVLEQQTTPSSSPDVKVKLEETVFLLDREAKSDGSFNPNEWQQVTKDSDFIAANCEQQDISVMTMPEHSDIHDLEKSVWELEGIPQDTYSQQLHSRIPESSLNQIQAQSSDQLPLQSELKEFESSVSQTNESYFPFDDELTQDSIVEELVLMEQQMSMNNSHSYGNCLGMTLQNQSVTSGAPMSSHASSTHFYHPIHSNGTPIHTPTPTPTPTPTPTPTPTPTSEMIAGSQSLSRESPCSRLAQTTPVDSALGSSRHTPIGTPHSNCSSSVPPSPVECRNPFAFTPISSSMAYHDASIVSSSPVKPMQRPMATHPDKTKLEWMNNGYSGVGSSSVSGHGILPSYQELVEDRFRKPHAFAVPGQSYQSQSRHHDTHFGRLTPVSPVQHQGATVNTNKQEGFAVPAPLDNKGTNSSASNNFRCRSVSPAVHRQRNLSGSTLYPVSNIPRSNVTPFGSPVTPEIHVFTNVHTDACANNIAQRSQSVPLTVMMQTAFPNALQKQTNSKKITNVLLSKLDSDNDDAVRGLGMNNVPSNYTARMNLTQILETSPVFPSANSQNMIDSSTSVYEFQTPSYLTKSNSTDQISFSPGDNQAQSEIGEQQLDFNSTVKDLLSGDNLQTSQPLGGQVASDLTNTASDFPSDIRLSSDLSGSINDLNTLDPNLLFDPGRQQGQDDEATLEELKNDPLFQQICSESMNSMTSSGFEWIESKDHPTVEMLG from the exons ATGTCATCTAGTCGGGCACAGCAGATGCATGCTTTTTCCTGGATTCGGAATACCTTAGAGGAGCATCCTGAGACTTCACTTCCCAAACAAGAAGTCTATGACGAATACAA GAGCTATTGTGACAATCTTGGCTACCATCCATTAAGTGCTGCTGACTTTGGAAAAATCATGAAAAACGTATTTCCAAACATGAAGGCACGCCGTTTGGGCACTAGAGGCAAATCTAA ATATTGCTACAGTGGACTAAGGAAAAAAGCTTTTGTTCATATGCCAACACTGCCCAACCTCGACTTTCATAAAACTGGAGATGGG TTGGAAGGAGTTGAACCATCTGGGCAGCTTCAAAATATTGATGATGAAGTTATCTCTTCTGCTTGCCGTCTTGTGTGTGAGTGGGCCCAGAAAGTGTTAAGCCAGCCATTTGACACAGTCTTGGAATTAGCCCACTTCCTTGTTAAGAGTCATTATATAGGCACCAAGTCAATGGCAGCTCTGACTGTGatggcagcagcaccagcag gaCTTAAAGGAATTCCCCAGCCTTCTGCTTTTATACCTACAGCTGAAAGTAATTCTTTTCAACCTCAAGTAAAAACTTTGCCATCTCCAATTGATGCTAAGCAACAGTTGCAAAGGAAAATTCAAAAAAAGCAGCAAGAACAGAAACTACAATCCCCATTGCCAGGAGAATCCTCAGCAAAAAAAACAGAAGGCACTACAGCCAACGGAGTGGCTAATCTACCCAATGGAAACCCTGCGATCCTTTCTCCCCAGCCCATTGGGATTGTGGTGGCAGCTGTCCCTAGTCCCATTCCG GTCCAGCGGACCAGGCAGTTAGTAACTTCTCCGAGTCCGATGAGTTCTCCTGATGGCAAGGTTCTTCCCCTCAATGTGCAGGTGGTCACTCAGCACATGCAGTCTGTGAAACAGACACCAAAGACTCCTCAGAACGTTCCAGCCAGTCCTGGTGGGGACCGTTCTGCCCGGCACCGCTACCCTCAGATCTTACCCAAGCCAGCAAACACCAGTGCACTCACCATCCGCTCTCCTACAACTGTGCTCTTTACTAGCAGTCCCATCAAGACTGCTGTTGTACCTGCATCACACGTgagctctctgaatgtggtgaaAATGACAACAATATCCCTCACACCCAGTAACAATAATGCCCCTCCTAAACATTCTGCCTCAGTCAGCAGTGCTACTGGAACAACAGAGGAATCAAGAAGCATTCCTCAGATCAAGAATGGTTCTGTTGTTTCCCTTCAGTCTCCTGGGTCTAGGGCCAGCAGCACTGGGGGAACTTCCGCTGTGGAAGTCAAAGTGGAACCAGAAGGTTCATCAGATGAGCATCCTCTACAGTGCCAAGAGAACTCTGAGGGGACTAAAGCTCCCCTAACAACACCTAGTGCCCTTTGGGGGCAGAAAAGTAATACAGATGGAGCAGTATCCAAACCTTCCAATGAAGGTGTCGTTGAAGTAAAAGCAACTAAGGTCTGTGACCAGAGGACCAAATGTAAAAGTCGCTGTAATGAAATTCTGCCAGGCATCTCAGCAGGCAATAATCAAAGCACTGTTACTCTCTCGGTTGCTACTCAGAACTTACCTTTCACCAGCACCAGCTCACCATCAAATGGTGACTCAGTAAATAAAGACCCTAAATTATGCACTAAAAGCCCAAGAAAACGACTGTCTGCTACACTGCAAGAGTCTCAGGTGCCTCCTGTAAAGAAACCAATTGTGGAACAGCTTTCTGCAGTTACCATAGAAGGTCAGAAACCAGGCACTGTTAAGAAGGACCAAAAGGTTCCACATTCAGGGACAACAGACAGCTCAACAGCAGGTGCTCAGATCCCTACCAAGGTGTCCATCAGTGTCAGTTCACACACTGTAGAGGGTGAGCCCTTGAACCCTACTCTCGTAGCCAGTGAGCCAGTTCTGGAGCAGCAAACAACGCCATCATCATCTCCAGATGTAAAAGTAAAACTTGAAGAGACTGTCTTTCTCTTGGACCGTGAGGCAAAATCAGATGGCAGCTTTAATCCTAACGAATGGCAACAAGTTACTAAGGATTCTGACTTCATAGCTGCCAACTGTGAACAGCAAGATATTAGTGTTATGACAATGCCCGAACATTCTGATATCCATGATCTAGAGAAATCTGTTTGGGAATTAGAAGGGATACCACAGGACACATACAGCCAGCAGCTACATAGCCGGATTCCAGAATCTTCTTTGAATCAAATACAAGCACAGTCTTCAGATCAGTTACCGTTGCAGTCCGAACTAAAAGAGTTTGAGTCTTCTGTTTCCCAGACAAATGAAAGCTATTTTCCTTTTGATGATGAACTCACACAAGATAGCATTGTGGAAGAGCTGGTGCTTATGGAGCAGCAGATGTCAATGAATAATTCACATTCTTACGGTAACTGCTTGGGAATGACCCTTCAGAATCAGTCCGTAACTTCAGGAGCTCCAATGTCATCTCAtgcttccagcacccacttctATCATCCAATCCATAGCAATGGCACTCCAATTcacacacctacacccacacCCACTCCTACACCAACCCCAACGCCAACACCAACTCCGACATCTGAAATGATTGCTGGGTCTCAGAGTCTGTCACGGGAGAGCCCTTGCTCCAGGCTTGCCCAGACAACACCTGTGGATAGTGCTTTAGGAAGTAGCCGACACACACCCATTGGTACTCCTCATTCTAATTGCAGCAGTAGTGTCCCTCCAAGCCCTGTTGAATGCAGGAATCCATTTGCATTCACCCCAATAAGCTCCAGTATGGCTTATCACGATGCCAGCATTGTCTCAAGCAGTCCCGTGAAGCCAATGCAGAGACCCATGGCCACGCACCCTGATAAAACCAAGCTTGAATGGATGAATAATGGTTATAGTGGGGTTGGTAGTTCATCAGTTTCTGGCCATGGCATTCTCCCAAGCTATCAGGAGCTAGTAGAAGATCGTTTCAGGAAACCCCATGCCTTTGCTGTGCCCGGACAGTCATATCAGTCTCAGTCCAGACACCATGACACTCATTTTGGTCGTTTGACTCCCGTCTCTCCTGTGCAGCATCAAGGTGCCACTGTAAACACCAACAAGCAAGAAGGGTTTGCAGTCCCCGCTCCTCTTGATAATAAAGGGACTAATTCATCTGCCAGCAACAACTTCAGGTGCCGGAGTGTGAGCCCTGCTGTCCATCGCCAACGGAATCTTAGCGGAAGCACTCTCTATCCTGTGTCTAATATCCCACGGTCTAATGTAACCCCCTTTGGAAGTCCAGTAACCCCAGAAATTCATGTTTTCACAAATGTTCACACAGATGCATGTGCCAACAACATAGCTCAAAGAAGTCAGTCAGTCCCCTTGACAGTCATGATGCAGACAGCTTTCCCAAACGCtctgcaaaagcaaacaaacagtaaaaaaatcACTAATGTTTTGTTGAGTAAACTCGATTCTGACAATGATGATGCAGTGAGAGGTTTGGGAATGAACAACGTGCCCTCCAATTACACAGCCCGGATGAATCTCACTCAAATTTTGGAAACTTCCCCTGTTTTTCCTAGTGCCAATTCACAAAATATGATCGATTCCAGCACTTCAGTTTATGAGTTCCAAACACCATCTTACCTCACCAAAAGTAATAGCACCGATCAGATCAGTTTTTCTCCTGGAGATAATCAAGCACAATCTGAAATTGGAGAACAGCAATTAGATTTTAATAGCACTGTTAAAGACCTGTTGAGTGGAGACAACCTGCAAACCAGCCAGCCCCTGGGAGGTCAGGTCGCATCTGATCTCACCAACACTGCATCTGATTTCCCTAGTGACatcaggttgtcttctgacctctcagGCAGCATCAATGATTTGAACACCTTAGACCCAAATCTACTGTTTGATCCAGGTCGTCAGCAGGGACAGGATGATGAAGCCACACTGGAAGAATTAAAGAATGATCCACTGTTTCAACAGATTTGCAGTGAGTCAATGAACTCTATGACTTCATCAGGTTTTGAATGGATAGAAAGCAAGGACCATCCTACTGTTGAAATGTTGGGATAA